The Alphaproteobacteria bacterium region CAGGCGAAGGACGGCGAGACCTATATCCTGAACCTGATGGATACGCCCGGCCATGTGGACTTCAGCTATGAAGTGTCACGTTCTCTTGCCGCGTGCGAAGGGTCAATCCTGGTGGTGGATTCCAGCCAGGGCGTTGAGGCGCAGACCCTGGCCAATGCCTATCTGGCGATCGAGGCCGGGCATGAAACCGTGCCGGTGCTGAACAAGATCGACCTGCCGGCGTCGGAGCCGGAGCGGGTGGCGCGGGAGATCGAGGACGTCATCGGTATTGGCGCCGATGATGCAATTCGCGTTTCGGCCAAGACCGGCGAAGGCATCAGCGATCTGCTGGAAGCGATCGTGACGCGCCTGCCGGCGCCAAAGTCCGGCGATGCGGCGGCCCCTCTGAAGGCGATGCTGGTGGACTCATGGTATGACACCTATCTCGGCGTCGTGGTGCTGGTGCGTATTCATGACGGCGTCATGCGCAAGGGTATGCGCATCCGCATGATGGGGACCGGCGCGGTGCACCCGGTAGAGCAGGTGGGCGTATTCACGCCGAAGGGGCTGATTGTCGATGCACTGGGGCCGGGCGAGGTTGGCTTTATCACCGCCAGCATCAAGAGCGTCGCCGACTGTCGCGTTGGCGATACGCTGACGGATGAGCGGCGGCAGACTGACAAGGCCCTGCCGGGCTTCCGGCCGTCCGTGCCGGTGGTGTTCTGCGGGCTGTTTCCGGCGGATGCCAGCGAGTTTGAGCACTTGCGCGACAGCCTGTCCAAGCTGGCGCTGAACGACGCCAGCTTTCAGTACGAACCGGAGACAAGCCAGGGGCTGGGCCATGGATTTCGCTGTGGCTTTCTTGGCCTGCTGCACCTGGAGATCATTCAGGAGCGGCTCGACCGTGAGTTCAACCTGGACCTGATCGCCAGCGCGCCGAGCGTGGTCTATCACCTGACCATGACCGACGGCAGCACCCTGGATCTGCACAACCCGGTGGACATGCCGGACCCCACCCGCATCGCCCGCATCGAGGAGCCATGGATCAAGGCCACCATCCTGGTGCCGGACGACTATCTCGGCGCGGTGCTGACCCTGTGCACCGACCGCCGTGGTGAACAGATCGACCTGACCTATGCCGGTGGTCGGGCGATGGTGGTCTATCGCCTGCCGCTGAACGAGGTGGTGTTCGATTTTTATGATCGCCTGAAGAGTGTATCGCGCGGCTATGCCAGTTTTGACTATGAGCTGGAGCGCTATCAGGTAGGCGATCTGGCGCGGGTGGATATCCTGATCAACGGTGAGCCCGCCGACGCGCTGTCTACGGTGGTCCATCGCGACCAGGCGGAGCGTCGTGGCCGGGCTCTGTGCGCGCGGCTGAAGGAGCTGGTGCCGCGGCAATTGTTCAAGGTGGCGATCCAGGCGGCCATTGGCGGCCGGGTCATTGCACGGGAGACCCTGAGCGCGCTGCGCAAGGACGTCACCGCCAAGTGCTATGGCGGCGACATCACCCGGAAGAAAAAGCTTCTGGAGAAGCAGAAGGCGGGCAAGAAGAAGATGCGTCAGTTCGGTCAGGTGGAAGTGCCGCAGTCGGCCTTTATCGAGGCCCTGCGCCTGCCCGACGACTGAGGTTGGCCCCGCGCGCCTGCGCGCGAGTCCATCTGAGTCCGGCGCTCCTAGAGGATGATGAAGGGGACCGTCGCCACCAGCAGCAGCGCCAGAGTCAGGTTGATGGCGCGACGCACCCGCCGGCCGGACCACAAGCGCGCCAGGCCGGTACCGAACAGGGTCCAGATCAGAGTGGAGGGCGCGGCCACGATCATGGCCACGGCCAGCATGGTCAGCGCCCCGGTCAGCGGGGCGCTGTCCGGCAGGAAGGAAGAGGTGGCGGTCAGGCCCATGACCCACGCCTTGGGATTGACGTACTGGAAGGCGGCGGCCTGCCACAGGGTGAGGGGCCGCGCGGCGCTGCCGGACTGAACCTCACCGGCGCGGGCGATGCGCCAGGCCAGATAGAGCAGATAGGCGGCGCCGGCTGTCTTAAGCGCAATGCGAACCTCCGGCACCTGCTCGTACAGGGTGCCGAGGCCGAGCGCACACAGGAACACCAGGCTGGCGAAGCCGATGACGATGCCGGCTATGTGGCCGGTGGTGCGGCGCAGGCCGAAGTTCATGCCCGAGGCGGCGAGCATGGTGTTGTTGGGTCCCGGCGTGATGGACGCCACAAGCAGGAACCAGGCGAGCGGCAGAAGCGTGGTGTAGGTCATGGCGCGGGAAGGGAGTCAGGCGGCAGGCATCGGCGTCAGGGCCCGGCCCGGACCTGGCGACAGGATCTAGCGCCGTCGCCGGCGACCGGACGTGGCCATCAGCATGAAGGCGAGGCCCAGCACACCGCAGACCGGGATCGCCGGCCACAGCAGTACGCTCTGAATCACCGGGTCCCACAATTCTGGCAGGAGATAGCGCTGGACCACCGGCTGCGCCAGTTGCAGGGAATCCGGGTGCAGACGGAACCACAGCTCGCCGGGAGTGGTCCAGCGAAAGGGCGCGTCGGACAGCAGCCTGAGGCCGTCCAGGACGACGGCCCAGGCGGTGAGGGCGAGAAAGCCCAGACCCAGCAGGCCCGAGATGAGGCGCAGCACGACCATGGGCCAAGTCTAGCGCGCCGGTGGCCGTCTGGCGCGGAAAAACACCAGCCGCGGCTGGTGGGAGACGCGGAGTCCCGGCGGCGGCTGGTTGGGTCGGCAATGGCGCCGGTCAGGCTGGGGCCGCCAGAGCCCGCGCCGCCACGCATCAGGGCCACGCCCGTGCTTTGTGTGGCGGCGGAGTTCAGCGGCAGGAGGGATTTTCGCCGGCCGGAGCGCCGGCGGGGTTGCACCCGGACGGCGGAACCGGCTATCTGGCGGCGCCCGGAGGGGTGGCCGAGTGGTTTAAGGCGCACGCTTGGAAAG contains the following coding sequences:
- the lepA gene encoding translation elongation factor 4, which translates into the protein MPDLSHIRNFAIIAHIDHGKSTLADRLIQTCGGLTEREMKSQVLDQMDIERERGITIKAQTTRLTWQAKDGETYILNLMDTPGHVDFSYEVSRSLAACEGSILVVDSSQGVEAQTLANAYLAIEAGHETVPVLNKIDLPASEPERVAREIEDVIGIGADDAIRVSAKTGEGISDLLEAIVTRLPAPKSGDAAAPLKAMLVDSWYDTYLGVVVLVRIHDGVMRKGMRIRMMGTGAVHPVEQVGVFTPKGLIVDALGPGEVGFITASIKSVADCRVGDTLTDERRQTDKALPGFRPSVPVVFCGLFPADASEFEHLRDSLSKLALNDASFQYEPETSQGLGHGFRCGFLGLLHLEIIQERLDREFNLDLIASAPSVVYHLTMTDGSTLDLHNPVDMPDPTRIARIEEPWIKATILVPDDYLGAVLTLCTDRRGEQIDLTYAGGRAMVVYRLPLNEVVFDFYDRLKSVSRGYASFDYELERYQVGDLARVDILINGEPADALSTVVHRDQAERRGRALCARLKELVPRQLFKVAIQAAIGGRVIARETLSALRKDVTAKCYGGDITRKKKLLEKQKAGKKKMRQFGQVEVPQSAFIEALRLPDD
- a CDS encoding LysE family translocator, which produces MTYTTLLPLAWFLLVASITPGPNNTMLAASGMNFGLRRTTGHIAGIVIGFASLVFLCALGLGTLYEQVPEVRIALKTAGAAYLLYLAWRIARAGEVQSGSAARPLTLWQAAAFQYVNPKAWVMGLTATSSFLPDSAPLTGALTMLAVAMIVAAPSTLIWTLFGTGLARLWSGRRVRRAINLTLALLLVATVPFIIL